Proteins encoded in a region of the Solanum dulcamara chromosome 9, daSolDulc1.2, whole genome shotgun sequence genome:
- the LOC129903550 gene encoding uncharacterized protein LOC129903550, which produces MNGAVEAANKNIKTILRKMIGNHRGWHEMLPYALLGYRTTVRTSIGATPYLLVYGTEAVILVEVEIPSLRIIQEAKLSNADWVRNRIEHLTLIDEKRMTVVCHGQLYQQRMTRAFNKRVRPRTFEVGQLVLKRIFPHQNEYKEKFAPNWQGPYIVRKVLSEGALILSEMDGQEWPKPINSDAVKRYFV; this is translated from the coding sequence ATGAATGGAGCCGTAGAAGCTGCCAACAAGAACATCAAAACGATCTTGAGGAAAATGATTGGCAATCACAGAGGTTGGCATGAGATGTTGCCATATGCTCTGTTGGGATACCGAACAACTGTCAGAACATCAATTGGAGCAACCCCATACTTGCTAGTGTATGGGACGGAGGCCGTAATCCTCGTCGAAGTAGAAATACCTTCGTTGAGAATCATTCAAGAAGCTAAATTGAGCAATGCCGATTGGGTTCGTAATCGAATTGAACATTTAACtttgattgatgaaaagagaatgaCTGTCGTTTGCCATGGTCAATTGTACCAGCAAAGAATGACTCGTGCTTTTAACAAGCGAGTGAGACCAAGAACATTTGAAGTCGGTCAGTTGGTTCTCAAACGCATTTTTCCACATCAAAATGAGTATAAAGAAAAGTTTGCGCCAAATTGGCAAGGACCATACATAGTTCGCAAAGTATTGTCTGAAGGTGCCTTAATATTGTCCGAAATGGATGGCCAAGAGTGGCCGAAGCCAATCAACTCAGACGCCGTCAAGAGATACTTTGTTTGA